The Novosphingobium kaempferiae genome includes a window with the following:
- the rpsK gene encoding 30S ribosomal protein S11: MAREPQRIKRRERKNITSGIAHVNASFNNTMVTITDAQGNAISWSSAGMMGFKGSRKSTPYAAQVAADDAGKKAAEHGVRTLEVEVKGPGSGRESALRALQAVGFTITSIRDVTPIPHNGVRPSKRRRV; the protein is encoded by the coding sequence ATGGCACGCGAACCTCAGCGCATTAAGCGCCGCGAGCGCAAGAACATCACGAGCGGCATCGCCCACGTGAATGCTAGCTTCAACAACACCATGGTGACCATCACCGACGCCCAGGGCAACGCGATCTCGTGGTCCTCGGCCGGCATGATGGGCTTCAAGGGCAGCCGCAAGTCGACTCCGTATGCCGCTCAGGTGGCCGCGGACGATGCCGGAAAGAAGGCCGCCGAGCACGGCGTCCGCACCCTCGAAGTCGAAGTCAAGGGTCCCGGCTCGGGCCGTGAGAGCGCACTGCGCGCCCTCCAGGCCGTCGGCTTCACGATTACCTCGATCCGCGACGTCACGCCGATTCCGCACAACGGCGTCCGTCCCTCGAAGCGCCGCCGCGTCTGA
- the rpsM gene encoding 30S ribosomal protein S13: MARIAGVNLPTNKRVIIALTYIHGIGRTKALEIADKLGIDHTRRVQDLSDAEVLQIRETIDAEHTVEGDLRRETAMNIKRLMDLACYRGLRHRKGLPVRGQRTHTNARTRKGKAKPIAGKKK; the protein is encoded by the coding sequence GTGGCTCGTATTGCCGGGGTCAACCTCCCCACCAATAAGCGCGTGATCATCGCGCTCACCTACATTCATGGTATCGGCCGCACCAAGGCCCTCGAGATCGCCGACAAGCTCGGCATCGACCATACCCGCCGCGTGCAGGACCTGTCGGACGCCGAAGTCCTGCAGATCCGTGAGACCATCGACGCCGAGCACACCGTGGAAGGCGACCTTCGTCGCGAGACCGCGATGAACATCAAGCGCCTGATGGACCTCGCCTGCTACCGTGGCCTGCGTCATCGCAAGGGCCTTCCGGTCCGTGGCCAGCGCACGCACACCAATGCGCGCACCCGCAAGGGCAAGGCCAAGCCGATCGCCGGCAAGAAGAAGTAA